In the genome of Flavobacteriaceae bacterium YJPT1-3, the window GCTGGCCGGGAGCTGCGGGGATAGCGGACCTTATATTTGGGGTGGTTTTGATGCCATGCGGATACTTCCTTCCCAGTTCAATGATCGGCCGGAAGAGGCCAGTAGGCCCATGGATAGTCAAGCCTCTGGCTTTGTGCCGGGGAGTGGGGCAGGGGCCTTGGTCTTAGAATCCTTAGCCAGTGCCCAGGCCAGAAAGGCAACCATTTACGCTGAAGTGCTTGGTGGAGCGGTCAATAGCGGAGGACAGCGGGGTGGAGGCACCTTAACAGCAGCCAACGATGAAGCTGTGCAGCGATGCATTCAGGAAGCTGTACAAGCCAGTGGCGTAAGCCCAGCTGAGCTTGATGCCATCAATGGCCATCTTACGGCGACCTCCAAAGACAGTACGGAGATTAAAAACTGGTGCGAAGCCCTGAACCGAAGGGGTCAGGAATTTCCCATGATCAATTCCCTCAAAGGCATGACCGGACACTGTCTGGCAGCTGCAGGCAGTATAGAGTGTGTGGCCACAGTGCTTCAAATCCACGAACAATATGTATTTGGCAATGTGAATTGCGATGTGCTGCATCCGGAGATCGAGGAATGGATCGCTAAAGATCGGGTTCCTACTCAGACACAAACGCAAGCATTGAACCTGGTGGCCAAGGCCAGTTTTGGTTTTGGTGATGTGAATTGCTGCGTGCTGTTCAAAAAGTTTTAATTTTAATGTAGAACTACTACCGATGAATGAAACCCATTACGACAAACTCAAAGCGATTATTGCGGTCTATCTTCCACAGGACGTGAAGGTAGACGATATTCAAAAGGACAGCCATTTGATGCAGGAGTTGAATATCAATTCATCCCATCTGATCGACGTGGTGTTAGATGTTGAGGATGCTTTTGATATTACCATCGAAGATGAGGAACTCGAACGCATGGATACGGTAGCGGGTGCTCTGAAAATTATCGAACAGAAGACGCAGGCATGAGTAAATACAGGCATTGGAAGCGACAGTGGTGGTTGACCGGGAGCCTGGGAGCCTTGTTTTTTGGATCCGGTTTATGCGCCAGTATCGAATGTGGATTTTTAAAGCACGAGGGTGCCTCCTGGTCACTTTGGGTTCCGCTGGGCACCCTGGCGCTGGCCTGTACGGTAGCCGGGCTGGTCTTGCTCCTTAAAAGCATCAAAATGGAAGTCTTTATGCATTACGATCGCAGTAAAGACTCTAAAAAATCTTAAAACAGGAGTTAAAGTCTATTAAATAGGGACGCCACCCTGAATCGCTCACGTATCTTTTAAAGAAAACTATGAGTGTAATGGATCAGACAATTAAACATACCCCGACTAAATTCGATATACTTCCTATCCTCAAAGACCGATGGAGTCCGCGAACATTTAGCGACCAACCGGTTTCTGAGACTCAATTGAGAGCATTATTCGAGGCTGGACGATGGGCGCCTAGTGCCTATAATCTGCAGCCCTGGCGGATTATTTGGGGAATAAAAGGAAGTGAGACCTATGATCGGATCAAAGCCTGTCTAAACGATTTCAATCAACAATGGGCGGTAAATGCCCCCGTTTTGATGCTAGGAGCCTACAAGACCACCAATGAGCAAGGAGAAAAGAACTCACATGCTTTTCACGATCTGGGATTGTTTATGGGCAATGTCTTGTGCCAGGCCCAGCATATGGGTATAGCCCTGCACCAAATGGCCGGAATACATGCCGATAAGGCTCATAAAGAATTCAAATTTCCGGACGATCATGTAGTCGCCACAGGAATCGCCGTGGGCTACTACGGAGGTAGTGTTACTGATTTGCCTGAAAATTTGAGAGAAAAAGAAGAGAAGAAAGAACGTGAACGCAAGGAGCAACGCGATTTCACCTTCAACGGAAATTACCAGCAACCTATAAAATAAAAATCATGAAAACCTATATCACCCTTATTCTATTTGCAATTTTCAGTATACACACGGTCACAGCGCAAGATGTGTATCTTCAGGGAGAGGTCCCTGAAGCAATTGACGAACAAGCCCGTAAGCTTACGGATCGCTACATCAGTGAATTGGCTATTAGTGGAGAAATGCAACCGATTTTTGAACAGAAAGTCGTGGAATTCCTCATGCGCCGCGAGGAAGTCAAGGAAAAGTATGAAGGAAAAGCAATGTTAGACCGTCTTTTCTTGTTAAGTAAAGAGGAAAATGGCGAAATGCGTAATATTCTCACGCAGCCTCAATTGCGCAGGTACCGACGGATCAAAAAGAAAATTCAGCCTATAGCGGTGGTCGAAGACTAATAGACCTGAAATGAACAGTAAAAAACCCGCAGCAATGCGGGTTTTTTTGTTTCTTTATCAAAAAAGTCATGAGATCACTAGTTCTTCCGTTCGCTTTCTTTGCCAGTCTAACACTGACCGCACAATCTTCACTAACGCTGGATCATCAAGCCATTGAAGTCGACGATCTGGAGCGTAGCGCTACTTTTTATATGGACATACTAGGCTTAGAAGAAATTGAAGACGGCACCGGACTTGATCATATTCGATGGTTTTCTTTGGGTGGCGATCGCTCCTTGCATCTCATCGAGAATGACAACAGGCAACCAGCTCCCTCCAAAGGAATTCATATGGCGCTGCGATCGAATGATCTGGATGCAACCCTCGATGCTCTGCGTGAAAAAAAGATTTATTTCGAAAATTGGCCCGGTGAGGCCAATCAAACCAATGACCGTCCTGACGGTATTCGTCAGATTTATCTGCAAGACCCAGACGGGTATTGGATTGAAATTAATGGAAAATAAGCGTTATTCCTAGCTCTTCGGATTGATAGTCACTCCTGGCTTTGCCTGACCACTTTTAGGATTGATGGTCACTCCTGGCTTCGCCTTGTCCCCCTTAGGGTTGATGGTTACTCCCGGTTTAGACTTTCCTGATTTTTCTTGTTTCCCCATGATATTGATTCTTAGAATGTTAATTATTATCTATATTAGTGAAAAATAACAAGTAAAACAAATAACGCTCTCTTTATCAAGGGTAAAACAGCCTAATTCATGGATACATGACTTTCAACCAATTCATTAAAGAATGTCGCACCCATGAGGTCTTTAAAAGAATATCGATTTATGTAGTTTCCAGCTGGGTACTTATCCAGGTATTGGCGGTGCTGATTGATCCCATGGGACTACCCAAAAAATCGGTAAGCGTTTTGCTTATTTTATTGTTGATCGGATTCCCGATCTATCTTTTTCTACTCTGGAAATACGACATCATCAAACCGGATAATCCGGATCATCCTCAGGAGCAGGAAGCAGCATTCTCAAAACGATACCACTGGTCTACCGGGGTCATTGGGTTGATCTGTTTAAGTCTCGCAGGCTATGTATTTCAGGCCAACTTTTTCAAATCCTTAGCCTTAGCTTCGTTGGAATCCAGCGAGAAAATCGCCATCCTAAAATTTGGCAACAATACCGGTAGGGCTGATCTTGATTTGGTAGGCAAAATGGCTGCCGATTGGATCGCTCATGGCATTACCGAGAATAAGCTGGGACAGGTCGTTTCTCCGGAAGTCGTAAGTGATTATAAACAGATACTTCAGAACAACGCCTCCGTAGTTAGCCTCGACGGGGTGCTCAAAGACTATTTCAAACCGGCCCGCATCATTAGCGGGAATTATTTTTTAAAAGGAGACCAACTCTTATTCCAGGCCTCTGTTTTGGACGGCGATATGGCTGAAACCCTCATTGCTTTTGCGCCCATTAAATGTGATGACGAAGAAGCATTGGAATGTATTGAGGCACTGAAGCAGCGCATCTTAGGTTTTCTTGCGACTAATGAGAATACATTGCTCAATCTTCAGGAAGAGCCGCCTAAGTATGAGGCTTTCCAATTGCTTCTGGATGCCAAGAACAATTATGATGATCAGGAACTTTATGCTGAACTTTTAAATCGTTCGATTGCAGCTGACCCAACTTTTTTCGAACCTCAGGTGCTCCGCGTAGGGAACTACTATGAGCAAGGCCAATTCAAACAAGCTGATTCGCTGCTGAAAGCTATACCGCTTCGCTACCGCAACAACAAGCGCCAGTCCAACTTGCTTTTTCTTTACGAGTCTTTACTGAAGGGCAAAAACGACGATGTGTATCAGGCGGTGCGCAATGAATATGAAATCACTCCCTTCGATTTACCCACCAACAGCAGTACCATGGTGGTGGCCATGCAGTACGTCAATCGTCCGGAAGATGTAGAGCCCATTTACAAAGAATTGCCGCAAAAGGATATCTTACTGGAGCGTTGTGTGGAATGCAAGAACCGTTATTACATCATGGGGATGGCCTACAATGCTCTGGATAAACCGGAAAAGACTATTGCTCTTCTCGCTCCCCTGATGTCTGAAGTGAATACCAGCATGCTCCGGAAACCCTTGGTGATGGCCTACCTGCAATCGAAACAAGCGGAGACCCTCGAAACCTTACTCAATCAGGATCAATTGCGTATGGATCGGGTGGAGTATCGTGACTTATTGTTGTTCACGGCTCAGCAAGCACAACGGCTCAATCAACAGCCACTAGCGCTTAGGCTTTATGAACAGGTAGTCAATCTAGGAGAAAAAGAAGATTTACAGCTGGTCAAAGCACAGTATGCGTTGAACGCTTTCGCGAAAGCGAACGAAGTGTTAGACGCCATAGCAATTGATCACGAGCAGGACTCCGAATGGTTGCTCTACTGGGCCTTGATCGCTTCTAAATTGAAAGAAGATGTACAGGTCACAGAATGTTTAAAGGCGTTAAACGCCTTGCGAGGTCCGTATCAGTTCGGTGAGATCGACTATCGACTGGCGCAGTATGAGGCGGCACTAGGTAACGGTACCCGGGCTATGGATTATCTCCAGAAAGCGATTGCACAAGGAGATCAATACACCATCGACCGCTATAACAAGGATCCCTTTTTTGCAACGCTGACCTTGAGTCCGCAGTTTTTTAAGATTATGAATTACTGGAAACCTAAACCATAAACCACGGTACCATGGATACATCATTAGAATGGTTCAAAGAAATTATCAAACTTGTTGATGTCATCATCTGGCCGCTCATTGTTTTCTGTTTTGTCCTGATGTTCAGACCCTATTTTGCGCAGGCCTTTAAGCGCCTAGGATCCATACAGGCAGGAGCCACGGGTATCGCTATGACCTTTGACAAGAAAATTGACGAGACCAAAGCGCTGTTGAAGCAAATCCGTCCTAAAGACCAATCCAAGTCGGCTTCCAGAAGACTTTCATCGAGTACTCAGAGTGATGAGCAGCTGGGTCTGAACCAAATAGAGATAGGCGTGGAGCAGCATCTTCAGGCACTGGCTGAGCAAAATGAGGTGGATGTCAACGGACTTAACACGCTTGAAATCAATACAAAATTGAAAGATCGCGGAATCATTTTACTGCAAAAAAAGAAGCTAATAGATCATTTAATAGACCTATTAAAGACCCCACACGGAGATTTAAATAACGAGCAACTGCAAGTGATCAATGATTTGTATCGAACTGCAGTTGCTAAATAACAGCAATAATGGCTAAATTATCCAATGCGTATGCCCTTTTAATCGGTGTGGGGAACGATCTACCCGTCACTGTTCACGATGCCACGGCCATCTATAACATCCTGGCCGATGATTCTTTGGCCGGATACCCGGAGGATAATATTACTTTGCTTACGGAAGAACAGGCTACACGTAAAGGTATTTTAGAGGCCTTCGATCAATTGATCGAAAAGACCAATGAAGACTCTTCCGTGCTATTATTCTACTCAGGGCATGGTGGTTTTTATGAGCCCTGGCAGCAGTTTTATTTGGTGCCCAATAATTTTGATCCGGATGAATACGAAGATACCTGGGTCAAGGCCGAAGAACTTCGGGAGAAGATCAGTGCCTTATCTTCCAGACGTCTCATTTTTTTATTGGACTGCTGTCATGCAGCCGGAATGACCCGAGCAGTAGAATACAACAAGGAGGGTGCTGCCCAAAACAAGTTGGATCAACCCGAAGGATTGGCACAGACCATCGACAATGGGGCTGGCATGTCCATTCTTTCTTCCTGTCGCGAAGATCAATTGAGCTACATCATGGATGGAGATCATAACAGTCTCTTTACCAAATGCATCCTGGAAGTGTTAAATGGCTTGCATAAAAGCCACTTCGAAGAACCCTACATCCGCATTTCAGAGGTGGTTCAATACGTTTTTAAAAAGGTTCCCGAACGTAATGAAAAGCAAAGACCCTACGCCAATTTACAGATCTATGATGATTTTATCCTCAGTCATATCCCGGATTCGGTATTGGAGCGTTTGCCCAGCGAGGTCAAGCAGGAGCTTAGCGCTCAGCAGAAGGACGTAGAAGAGGTCGTTACTGTATTTCGCGAAAGCGAAAAAGCGAACAGCGTCATTCTCTTTTTACATGGGTTTACCGGGGAAGCTGCAGCCACTTTTGGAGAAATCCCACAATTGATCATGGACAATCCGCAAATGGACGGCTGGGACCTTTTTCCCATGGGATACAGTCCGAATGTTGATCCGGAATTGGGAAAAGAGGTTTGGGCTACCGTAGATGATATTGAAAAGATCGCCGATTATTTAGCCACGTCCATCAAGTATAAGTTTGGCAAATACGACCGAGTAGCCTTAGTAGCCCATAGTTTGGGCGGTCTGGTCGCGCAGCGGGCCTTACTCAATCTTCCTAAAAAACACCAGGATCGCATCAGTCACGTTCTTCTATTTGGTACGCCAAGTGCGGGAATACCTACGGGCGCTGCTGATCAGGTCTGGAATACGAAAAATAAAGCCCTTCATGCCAACGGCGACTTTATCAGCACGCTACGAGCCGAATGGAAGGAGCAATTTGGAAGTCAAAAGCCATTTTCCTTATGGGCCATAGCAGCCACCCAGGACGAGTATATTCCGGCAGAATCCAGTTTGTCCCCCTTTGCTAAAGAGGAGCAATTGATCATTGAAGGTACGCACTGGGACATGGTCAAAGGCGATCAACCCGACAGTGATACCTATCAAATCATTAGCAAGACCCTGGCAAACAGTGAATTTTATAAGGATTTTGTCAATGAAGAGGAAGTGAATCTCCTATTGGGCGAATATGAAGCCGTAGTGCGTAAGTTGCTGCCACAGGCTGGAGCATTGGATAAGAGAGGTTTACAGCAGTTAATTTTCGCGTTGGAAGGTCTGGATCGTGCAGAGGAAGCTGTCGCTATTATTGAGGAGCAATTACTGAGCAAAAAAGGAGGCGATTATGGTTTGCTAGCCGGTCGTTATAAACGCCGCTATGTGAATACCTTTCAAAAAAAGGACGGTGATTTAGCCCTGGAATTCTATGAAAAGGGATTGCATCGGGCTGAAGAACGAAACGATGACGAGGACATTTTTTATTATGCGATTAATCTCGCCTTTATGCATTTGGTATTGCACGAAGATCGAGGTCAAATGAAAGCGTACGCCAAGCTGGCCATTGAGGCGGCAGAACGTTCGCCTTTTGATAGTCTGTGGAAACTGGCAACCCTGGGGGAGGCCAATTTGTATAAGGGTGATTTTGAGAATGCCATGCTGTATTATTCCAAAGCAGCGGCTTTAGCCGACTTACGACAAAAAGTATCCATACATGGAAATGCCTATAAAGCCTATACCATACTGATGAATACCAGCAACCCTAAGGACCCATTCATCAGCTTCCTAAAAACCAGCTTTTTATCATAGTTTAAAGGATATCCTAAAGTATGCAACGTTTTCAACAGTATCAAATTCCCGATTTGGAATTTAAAAAGGCGACCAAAAAACCCATCCCGATCCGTTGTATACAAATGGCGGAAGCCTTTGAGGTGGAAACCATAGAAGGAGTCATGCAGGGGAAAAAAGGAGACTGGCTGATGGTAGGAATCCAGGGGGAAATGTACCCCTGCGATCAAAAAATTTTTGAAGAAACGTACACCTTGCTTAAGGACGAAAAATAAACCAGTATTCAATTGAGGCTATCAAAGGACCCTAGTAGTGATCCGAATCGCAGGGTTCAAAAATCTCTGGATAAAATGGACTGCGGATCACAAAAAAAAGCGCTCCTAAGAGCGCTCTTTTTTTCTTATCAATGGGTCTACTTGCCTTTTACAAAATTTTCATCTTCCGTCTGCGATTTAATGGTAGGTTCATCGCCCACATTGTGCTTCTCCAAACCTGCAGAATCGACACTAAAGAATTCAAGAATTTCCGTTGGATTGGTGATCTGCTTGAATTTTCCACCATTGATGGCTATGGGAAACTGAAAAGCATCCGGTTGATCGTTTAAAATCTTGATCCAATCCTTATCATCGTAGTTGGCATCCTTGAATTTTTGAGGGGTATCCGGATGATCTTTAGCGATCAATCCGCTGATCCCTTCAGCACCGATACCCTTGGCCAATTCAGCCCAGGTGGTGCCTGCTACCTCTGTTTTGGCAATATCGATAGCATTCAGTTCCTTTTTGGTGCCTTGTGCGTACGAATGGGTATGTTTACCAATTCGGGTAGTACTGCTGTAATATAAAGTAAGTTGACGTTCATCGTCTGCAATGGTCATATCGTCCATGATTAGTGAGTTTTCATCTTTTCTTTTCGCTTCTTCAACTGTCGCTCCAGATCGTTAACAGATTCTTGGATGGACGTTCTGAATTCACCGTGGGAAGCCTCTGCAAATAACCGTGGCCCCGGAGCACTCAAACGAATATTACAGATCATACCCGTGCCTGGTTCTGAGGTATTCTCGGTCTTAAAGAATACATCTGCTCGTACGATAAAATCGTAGCGGTTGAACAGCTTCTCTAATTTTTGCTTCGCATATTCTTCGAGTCTTGAACTCGATTCTACGTCGTGATATTCAAATACTATATTCATGGTGTTTAATTTTTACTTAATATACGATTTAACGCTTCCAAAGGCTATTTTCAAAGTGGGTTTAGCACTATTTTAGCAGTTAACGATCTTCTGGTTTTGGCGCTGGGGCCAACTTGACAGGGAATTCAGTCTCCCCGCCATACAACTTGATCTCCTGGATATCCGCCGGTAAGTAGTATCCGGCATCTTCTAAGGCTTCTTTCACTTTACGGACTACATTTCCCTTGGTGATTAAGGCCTGGCGGCGGAAGTCTTTAGTGTCCACCCAAAAGAAGACCCTTAAGTTCACGGTACTGGTGGCCAATTCTTCTTCGATTACAAAATTTTCATGGATCTCATCTTCGATGACTGTAGGCTCTTCTCGAAGCGCTTTCATCACGGTGGTCTTCGCTCCCTCAATATTGTCTTCATAGGCGATCCCGATCACAAAATCCCAGCGGTAGAATCCATCTTCGGTATAGTTGGTGACCGGAGTGGTCAGCACATCACTGTTGGGAATATACACGTCTTTACCATTAAAGGTTTTGAGTTTGGTATACCGAAAGTCAAGGGCTTTGACTTTACCGAAATTATCACCAATCTCTACAGTATCGTTGACTTCAAACGGACGGTTGAATGCCAAAATGACCCCGGCGATAAAATTCTCCCCTATGTCTTTAAAGGCAAACCCCAAAATTACTGCGCTGGCTCCTGCGGCGGTCAGGATTCCCGTAGCCACACCACCCAAACCGGCGGCATTTAAGGCCAACATCAAAGCAATAGCAATGATCACGTACTTAATGGCTTGCCCCAGAAAGCGACTCATCAAAGGATCTTCGGTATGACCCAATATGCGTTTTCGTGCAAACTGACTGATCCAGGAAGCGATCAAGATGCCCAGGATGATGATTAAGAGTCCGAAT includes:
- the raiA gene encoding ribosome-associated translation inhibitor RaiA, with product MNIVFEYHDVESSSRLEEYAKQKLEKLFNRYDFIVRADVFFKTENTSEPGTGMICNIRLSAPGPRLFAEASHGEFRTSIQESVNDLERQLKKRKEKMKTH
- a CDS encoding phosphopantetheine-binding protein — translated: MNETHYDKLKAIIAVYLPQDVKVDDIQKDSHLMQELNINSSHLIDVVLDVEDAFDITIEDEELERMDTVAGALKIIEQKTQA
- a CDS encoding mechanosensitive ion channel family protein, coding for MPIPYLSIVIQEVAQAFQDFFTNLVDQLPEIGFGLLIIILGILIASWISQFARKRILGHTEDPLMSRFLGQAIKYVIIAIALMLALNAAGLGGVATGILTAAGASAVILGFAFKDIGENFIAGVILAFNRPFEVNDTVEIGDNFGKVKALDFRYTKLKTFNGKDVYIPNSDVLTTPVTNYTEDGFYRWDFVIGIAYEDNIEGAKTTVMKALREEPTVIEDEIHENFVIEEELATSTVNLRVFFWVDTKDFRRQALITKGNVVRKVKEALEDAGYYLPADIQEIKLYGGETEFPVKLAPAPKPEDR
- a CDS encoding VOC family protein, yielding MRSLVLPFAFFASLTLTAQSSLTLDHQAIEVDDLERSATFYMDILGLEEIEDGTGLDHIRWFSLGGDRSLHLIENDNRQPAPSKGIHMALRSNDLDATLDALREKKIYFENWPGEANQTNDRPDGIRQIYLQDPDGYWIEINGK
- a CDS encoding nitroreductase family protein, giving the protein MDQTIKHTPTKFDILPILKDRWSPRTFSDQPVSETQLRALFEAGRWAPSAYNLQPWRIIWGIKGSETYDRIKACLNDFNQQWAVNAPVLMLGAYKTTNEQGEKNSHAFHDLGLFMGNVLCQAQHMGIALHQMAGIHADKAHKEFKFPDDHVVATGIAVGYYGGSVTDLPENLREKEEKKERERKEQRDFTFNGNYQQPIK
- a CDS encoding caspase family protein, with protein sequence MAKLSNAYALLIGVGNDLPVTVHDATAIYNILADDSLAGYPEDNITLLTEEQATRKGILEAFDQLIEKTNEDSSVLLFYSGHGGFYEPWQQFYLVPNNFDPDEYEDTWVKAEELREKISALSSRRLIFLLDCCHAAGMTRAVEYNKEGAAQNKLDQPEGLAQTIDNGAGMSILSSCREDQLSYIMDGDHNSLFTKCILEVLNGLHKSHFEEPYIRISEVVQYVFKKVPERNEKQRPYANLQIYDDFILSHIPDSVLERLPSEVKQELSAQQKDVEEVVTVFRESEKANSVILFLHGFTGEAAATFGEIPQLIMDNPQMDGWDLFPMGYSPNVDPELGKEVWATVDDIEKIADYLATSIKYKFGKYDRVALVAHSLGGLVAQRALLNLPKKHQDRISHVLLFGTPSAGIPTGAADQVWNTKNKALHANGDFISTLRAEWKEQFGSQKPFSLWAIAATQDEYIPAESSLSPFAKEEQLIIEGTHWDMVKGDQPDSDTYQIISKTLANSEFYKDFVNEEEVNLLLGEYEAVVRKLLPQAGALDKRGLQQLIFALEGLDRAEEAVAIIEEQLLSKKGGDYGLLAGRYKRRYVNTFQKKDGDLALEFYEKGLHRAEERNDDEDIFYYAINLAFMHLVLHEDRGQMKAYAKLAIEAAERSPFDSLWKLATLGEANLYKGDFENAMLYYSKAAALADLRQKVSIHGNAYKAYTILMNTSNPKDPFISFLKTSFLS
- a CDS encoding beta-ketoacyl-[acyl-carrier-protein] synthase family protein; translation: MPDRVVVTGLGVCAPNGVGVSAFAKAIQEGTSGITFHQRLADLQFGCQVAGTPQVSPELLSLYFTDLELRGLKATGLQYGVIAGMDAWQDAGLQPTLDHPDYDSGIIFGTGILGVDKFREAIHLIDAGRTRRLGSTAVLQTMASGISAYLSGKLGCGNQVTTNSSACSTGTEAVLMAYDRIRAGKATRMLAGSCGDSGPYIWGGFDAMRILPSQFNDRPEEASRPMDSQASGFVPGSGAGALVLESLASAQARKATIYAEVLGGAVNSGGQRGGGTLTAANDEAVQRCIQEAVQASGVSPAELDAINGHLTATSKDSTEIKNWCEALNRRGQEFPMINSLKGMTGHCLAAAGSIECVATVLQIHEQYVFGNVNCDVLHPEIEEWIAKDRVPTQTQTQALNLVAKASFGFGDVNCCVLFKKF